GGAAGCGTGGGACCGCGACGCTCGAGGAGTTTCTGGCGGACGTAGCCGTTCACGAAACGCCGGACGCAGCCGACGAAGTGGCGTCGATGGAAGGGATTGCGGTGGCCGACGCGTCGGTGATTCTGCTGGCAGACGCTGACGAGGAGATTCTTCTCGCTAACGACAAAGGGTTGATCGAGGTTGCCCGGAGTCACGCCGTCGAGTGCTGGTGGGTGACGACGCTGTTGCTCAGTTGTACGAAAGAAGGAGACGTGACGGCCGATGAAGCAACCGACGTCCTGTACGACCTCGTGAACGAGGGAATGAACCTGCACCCGAAAGTCTACACGCAGGTGCAAAAGAAGCTCCGAGAATTGGGAGATTGATACGTACTGCTGTAACTGAAGTGGTGGACCCATCCACCACGATAGCGTCCCTACCGAAATCGGGCCAGCGATCGGACGAACTCGACGGGCGGCAATTTCGTGCACACCCCTTACGGACAGTGCCCGCGACCAACCAAGCATGGAAACGCCACCCGAACTCGAGGACGCGGCCGGCGATCGAACGGACATAACGGTCACGAACCGCGAGTACGACGAAGAACAGGTCATCGCCGTCGACTTCGGCCGGGACGTCGGAGAGATATCGCTCGACGTGGTCGACGAGACGGCGATCGTCGTCGCCGGCGACGACCAGTTCGAGTTCGATATCCCTGGAGACGCGACCGACGTCACGGCCAACGACGGGATTCTGACGATTCGAAAAGAGCAGTAGACGGGTCGCCGTCTCGAGGCCGTTATCGACCTTCGTCGAGTTCGTGATCCTCGCTGCCCTCGGTCTCCGACGCCTCGTCGAGTTCCTGTTCGCGTTCGGACGCTGCCGGCATCTCGGAATCAATACTTCCCGCGTCCTCCGTCGTCTCTCCCGTCTCTTCGTCCGCCTT
This portion of the Natronobacterium texcoconense genome encodes:
- a CDS encoding DUF7127 family protein — protein: METPPELEDAAGDRTDITVTNREYDEEQVIAVDFGRDVGEISLDVVDETAIVVAGDDQFEFDIPGDATDVTANDGILTIRKEQ